In Quercus robur chromosome 10, dhQueRobu3.1, whole genome shotgun sequence, a genomic segment contains:
- the LOC126701367 gene encoding PHD finger protein At1g33420-like, translating into MVVNGRPLKRMKRRVTADLHDFLNFPSLSSMDGKEGAFGGPFRTRVKEFLTKHALLPPPSSLFPHLLTWQMLFRVGDVTDGPDSLPDVVYLDVVEEDVARSRSVYCDQCRVVGWSGHPVCGKRYHFIIKADDSSIGGYHKPCMCCGDVLHLSESKCKSCNQVTSTDDAEDWVFHQLENTTHLLHGVVHSNGYGHLLRVNGREGGSRILSGYHIMDFWDRLCKILGVRKVSVMDVSKKYGLEYRLLHAISKGHPWYGEWGYEFGAGSFALTLEAYKRAVENLSSLQLSILLSPGQESCTRLQDTISHYQSLAGRKLVNIRDLFCFLMSLIHDAHKSPSRVDDVPCKKRHISTSAAVFCSWSATDVERVEEAIFRVLRAVSGSNWVNCRLLRSAVFKVAPPELLDYCLGKLGGKLAADGMVVKARCNPDSGALEYRLEPGSGSIGETTACSDSSISNCSSVENLLQDLRYMYESLLHPQTMVNYDPQATRNIAISSAEKLLDCKHFVKNYKVENMSSIANPFAVCLSCQVELIDESEEFTTNPPPELIILPPYATVSDLKLEVSKAFQEVYLMFRRFQGEELVGFGGVDDSTQVKLLLGSTESVRVRGRCLGKNGLSMYRMERGVERWTVDCSCGAKDDDGERMMACDVCGVWQHTRCSGIKDSDSVPSKFVCQRCRNSNRNTKASGHCKDETVAVGSGKSLTAPFDVR; encoded by the exons ATGGTTGTGAACGGAAGGCCATTAAAGAGGATGAAGAGGCGCGTGACGGCTGATCTCCACGATTTCTTGAACTTTCCTTCCTTGTCTTCCATGGATGGTAAAGAAGGTGCGTTCGGAGGACCGTTCAGGACGCGCGTGAAGGAGTTTCTGACGAAGCACGCGCTTCTCCCTCCTCCTTCGTCGCTGTTCCCTCACCTGCTTACGTGGCAGATGCTGTTCCGCGTCGGAGATGTCACCGACGGCCCTGATTCGCTCCCCGATGTGGTCTACCTTGACGTAGTTGAAGAAGATGTGGCTAGATCCAGATCTGTGTATTGCGACCAGTGCCGAGTTGTTG GTTGGAGTGGGCATCCTGTATGTGGGAAACgttatcattttataataaaggcTGATGATAGTTCCATTGGTGGGTATCACAAGCCATGCATGTGCTGTGGAGATGTTTTGCATCTGTCAGAATCCAA GTGCAAGTCATGCAACCAAGTGACTAGTACAGATGATGCTGAAGATTGGGTGTTCCACCAGTTGGAAAACACAACTCACCTTTTACATGGTGTGGTTCATTCAAATGGTTATGGTCACCTTCTTAGGGTTAATGGTAGGGAAGGGGGCTCAAGGATTCTCTCTGGATATCATATCATGGACTTCTGGGATCGCCTTTGTAAAATACTTGGAGTCAG AAAAGTGAGTGTGATGGATGTGTCAAAAAAGTATGGGTTAGAGTACCGGCTGCTTCATGCCATCTCCAAAGGCCATCCATGGTACGGTGAATGGGGTTATGAATTTGGTGCTGGTAGCTTTGCTCTCACCCTTGAAGCCTATAAAAGGGCTGTTGAAAACCTCTCCAGCCTGCAGTTGTCCATCCTTCTCTCTCCGGGACAGGAATCCTGCACTCGCCTGCAGGACACGATCTCACATTATCAGTCCTTAGCGGGGCGTAAGCTTGTAAATATAAGagatctcttttgttttttgatgaGCTTGATACATGATGCCCACAAGTCTCCGTCTAGGGTCGATGATGTCCCCTGCAAGAAGCGTCATATCTCTACTTCGGCGGCAGTATTTTGTTCATGGAGTGCGACTGACGTTGAACGGGTGGAAGAAGCCATTTTCAGAGTTCTTCGTGCAGTGTCTGGCTCTAATTGGGTAAATTGCCGTCTTCTTAGAAGCGCTGTTTTTAAGGTGGCTCCTCCAGAGCTCCTAGATTATTGCCTTGGGAAACTTGGAGGGAAATTGGCAGCTGATGGTATGGTTGTTAAAGCCCGATGCAATCCTGATTCAGGAGCCCTTGAGTACAG ACTCGAGCCTGGAAGTGGTTCCATAGGAGAAACAACTGCTTGCAGTGATTCTTCGATTTCAAACTGCTCATCTGTAGAAAATCTTCTGCAAGATCTCAGATACATGTATGAATCCTTGCTCCACCCTCAAACTATGGTAAACTATGACCCTCAGGCAACAAGAAATATTGCAATCAGCTCAGCAGAGAAGCTCCTTGACTGCAAGCACTTTGTGAAAAACTACAAGGTTGAGAACATGTCATCCATTGCAAACCCATTTGCTGTATGCCTGTCATGTCAAGTGGAGCTCATAGATGAATCTGAAGAGTTTACCACAAATCCGCCGCCGGAGTTGATTATCCTTCCCCCATATGCAACAGTTTCTGACCTTAAGCTTGAAGTGTCCAAAGCATTTCAAGAGGTATATCTGATGTTTAGAAGATTTCAAGGGGAAGAGCTAGTTGGCTTTGGTGGTGTAGATGATTCCACCCAGGTCAAACTTTTGCTAGGGTCAACTGAATCAGTTCGAGTGCGAGGTAGGTGCCTTGGGAAAAATGGACTGAGTATGTATAGAATGGAGAGGGGTGTCGAGAGGTGGACGGTGGATTGCAGCTGTGGGGCCAAGGATGATGATGGAGAGAGAATGATGGCGTGTGATGTTTGTGGCGTGTGGCAACACACTAGGTGTTCTGGTATCAAAGACTCCGATTCTGTCCCATCCAAGTTTGTTTGTCAAAGATGCAGGAATTCCAACCGAAATACCAAAGCCAGTGGACACTGCAAGGATGAGACTGTTGCTGTTGGTAGCGGAAAGAGCTTGACTGCTCCTTTTGATGTTCGCTGA